Genomic DNA from Thermus amyloliquefaciens:
GAGCCGGAGAGGGTGGCGGAAAAGGTGGCGGAGGCCGCAAGGAGCCTCCCCCCGGGCGCCTGGGTGGAGGGGGCGGGGTTTCTCTTCCCCAAGCCCCCGCCCCCGGGGCTTCTGGACCGGGCGGCCCCGGGGCACCCCGTCTTCCTCCGGAGCCGGGACCACCACTCCGCCTGGATCAACCGCAAGGCGGCGGAGGTGGCGGGTCTCGGTCCGGGCACACAGCCCCCCCAAGGGGGCGGTTTCCTCAGGGACCACCAGGGGGTGCCCTATTACCTGTTGGAGCGGGCCCAGGAGCTTCTCCTTCCCCACCTGCCCCCGCCCTCGCCCCAGGACCTGGAACGCGGCCTTTTGGACTTCGCCCGGCGGGGGTACACCGCGGTGCACGCCATGGGGTATGAGCCCCTCGAGGCCCTGGACTGGGCCCTGGGCATGGAGCTCCCCGTGCGCCTTTGGTGGGCCTTGCCCCGGGGGGCCTGGCGGGGGCGCACGCCCGGCTGGTATGGGGACCTCCACCTGGCCGGGGTGAAGTTCTTCGCCGACGGGGCCTTGGGGAGCCGCACCGCCTGGATGCACCACCCCTACCCGGAGGGTTCCTTCGGGATGCCCCTGGACCGGGAGGAGGAGATCCTGGAGGAGGGGGAGGAGGCCCTAAGGGCGGGCTTCACCCTGGCGGTGCACGCCATCGGCACCCGGGCGGTGGAGGCGGCGCTTTCCGTCTTCCGCCGCCTGGCCCCCCTGGCCCGGGAAAAGGGGCTCATCTTGCGCTTGGAGCACGTGCAGCACGTGCGCGACCCGGCCCTTTCCCTTTTCCCTGGCCTCCCCTTGGCCCTTTCCCTACAGCCCCTGCACCTCTTGGAGGACGCCGCCCTGGTGCGGGCCTATGGGTTTCCCCCAGGGGAAGCCTTCCGCTTTCGGAGTCTCTGGGCCACGGGGTTGCCCCTGGCCTTCGGCTCCGACGCCCCTGTGGCCAAGCCGGATTACGGCCGGAACCTCCTCGCCGCCACCTCCCATCCCCTGGTTCTCGAGGAGAGCCTTTCCCCGGGAGAGGTCCTTTGGGCGCACACTGAGGGGGCTTCCCTGGCGGCGGGCTGGCGGGATTACGGCCGCCTGGAGGCAGGGATGCGGGCGGACCTCACCCTCTGGGAAGGGGGAAGGCCCGTGGGCCGGGTGTACCGGGGAAGGTTGGAGCTATTTTCGTGAACCCCCGGTATACTGGCGGCGTGTACGGGGTGCTGGTGTGGCCACCCGAGGACCTGCGCCGTTTTATGGAGGAACTTCAGGTCCAGCATGGGGTAAGGGGCTTTGGCCCCCCGCACCTCAACCTGCGCCAGCCCTTTGACTGGCCCTATGAGGAGGAGGCTTTGAAGATCGCCCTCGCGGGGATTCTCCGGGGCCATGCCCCCTTTCGCCTGCGCCTTGGGGGTTGGGGGTATTTCCCCCAGGGGGTGGTCTACCTGCGGGCCTATGGGGGCGGGCCCTTCCGGCGGCTTTACCACGCCCTGGAGCCCTTGGCCCCGCCCCTGAAGGAGCTGGAGGGGCCAAGCTACCTGCCCCACCTCACCCTGGCCTTAGGCCTTGGGGAAGAGGAGGCCAGGCGCCTGGCCCATAGCCTGCCCCCTCCTCCTCGGCGCTCCTTCCTGGTGAAGGAGGCGGCCTTGGTCCGGGACGAGGAAGCGGGCCACCTCCTGGAGGTGGCCCGCTTTCCCCTGGGGGGAGGCTAAGGGCCGGGGTCCTCGGGAAGGCTTTGGGCGTCGCCCCTTTCTATTCAGGCAACCCCCATGCCTCGGCCCCTAGTCCAGGAAGTCCCTAAGCTTGCGGGTGCGGGACTCGTGGTACTTGAGCTTCCGCAGGGCCTTGTTCTCAATCTGGCGGATGCGCTCCCGGGTCACGCCGAAGTAGGCCCCCACCTCCTCGAGGGTGTGCTCCCGCCCGTCGATCAGCCCCTTGCGGAGCTTCAGCACCATGGCCTCGCGCTCGGAAAGCTTGGAGAGGGCCTTTTCCA
This window encodes:
- a CDS encoding amidohydrolase yields the protein MWLSDGRRSLLVEGERIARLEAGARGLRFEAITPGLQDAHAHPLYWGMALRGLDLAGLKEPERVAEKVAEAARSLPPGAWVEGAGFLFPKPPPPGLLDRAAPGHPVFLRSRDHHSAWINRKAAEVAGLGPGTQPPQGGGFLRDHQGVPYYLLERAQELLLPHLPPPSPQDLERGLLDFARRGYTAVHAMGYEPLEALDWALGMELPVRLWWALPRGAWRGRTPGWYGDLHLAGVKFFADGALGSRTAWMHHPYPEGSFGMPLDREEEILEEGEEALRAGFTLAVHAIGTRAVEAALSVFRRLAPLAREKGLILRLEHVQHVRDPALSLFPGLPLALSLQPLHLLEDAALVRAYGFPPGEAFRFRSLWATGLPLAFGSDAPVAKPDYGRNLLAATSHPLVLEESLSPGEVLWAHTEGASLAAGWRDYGRLEAGMRADLTLWEGGRPVGRVYRGRLELFS
- a CDS encoding 2'-5' RNA ligase family protein is translated as MYGVLVWPPEDLRRFMEELQVQHGVRGFGPPHLNLRQPFDWPYEEEALKIALAGILRGHAPFRLRLGGWGYFPQGVVYLRAYGGGPFRRLYHALEPLAPPLKELEGPSYLPHLTLALGLGEEEARRLAHSLPPPPRRSFLVKEAALVRDEEAGHLLEVARFPLGGG